Proteins from a genomic interval of Schistosoma mansoni strain Puerto Rico chromosome 6, complete genome:
- a CDS encoding putative eukaryotic translation initiation factor 4e-binding protein, with protein sequence MERQPTEPIPVKRVTVKDLSQIPSNHGTTPGGTLFSTTPGGTRIIYERDFILSCRNSPIAQTPPSDMIYLPELTPSSLHNDKTIHPCNGHKVKDSLNVSESTSNDHSKLSKGEDAPFEMDV encoded by the exons ATGGAACGTCAACCAACGGAACCAATTCCAGTGAAGAGAGTTACTGTTAAGGACTTATCTCAAATACCATCTAACCATGG TACAACTCCCGGTGGAACTTTGTTCAGTACTACTCCGGGTGGCACTCGTATAATATATGAACGCGATTTTATTCTCAGCTGTCGCAACTCACCAATTGCTCAAACCCCTCCATCTGACATGATATACTTACCAGAGTTAACTCCTTCCAGCTTGCATAATGACAAAACAATTCATCCGTGTAATGGTCACAAGGTGAAAGATTCTCTAAATGTGTCTGAGTCAACATCAAATGATCATAGCAAACTTAGCAAAG